A section of the Aythya fuligula isolate bAytFul2 chromosome 9, bAytFul2.pri, whole genome shotgun sequence genome encodes:
- the ATG4B gene encoding cysteine protease ATG4B: MDAATLTYDTLRFEYEDFPETKEPVWILGRKYSVFTEKEEILLDVTSRLWFTYRKNFPAIGGTGPTSDTGWGCMLRCGQMIFAQALVCRHLGRDWRWIKGKRQMDNYFNVLNAFIDKKDSYYSIHQIAQMGVGEGKSIGQWYGPNTVAQVLKKLATFDTWSSLAVHIAMDNTVVMEEIRRLCQSNFACAGAAACPAVESDVLYNGYPEEAGVRDRLSLWKPLVLLIPLRLGLTEINEAYIETLKHCFMMPQSLGVIGGKPNSAHYFIGYVGEELIYLDPHTTQPAVEPNDSGCLPDESFHCQHPPCRMSIAELDPSIAVGFFCNTEEDFNDWCQQIKKLSLVRGALPMFELVERQPSHFSNPDVLNLTPDSSDADRLERFFDSEDEDFEILSL, from the exons CTACCCTTACCTATGACACTCTCAGGTTTGAATATGAAGACTTCCCTGAGACCAAAGAGCCTGTGTGGATCCTAGGCCGCAAATACAGCGTTTTCACAG agaaagaagagatcCTGTTGGATGTGACCTCTCGGCTTTGGTTCACCTACAGAAAGAACTTCCCTGCCATCG GAGGAACTGGTCCCACATCTGATACTGGTTGGGGCTGTATGTTGCGGTGTGGCCAGATGATCTTTGCTCAGGCTTTGGTCTGCAGGCATTTGGGAAGAG ACTGGAGGTGGATAAAAGGGAAGAGGCAGATGGATAATTACTTCAACGTTCTTAATGCCTTCATTGACAAAAAAGACAGCTACTACTCCATTCACCAGATAG CCCAGATGGGAGTTGGAGAGGGGAAATCCATAGGTCAATGGTATGGACCAAACACAGTCGCACAAGTGCTCAA AAAACTTGCCACTTTTGATACATGGAGTTCACTGGCAGTACACATAGCCATGGACAACACTGTAGTAATGGAAGAAATCA GGCGGTTGTGCCAGTCCAACTTCGcgtgtgctggagctgcagcatgcCCTGCTGTGGAGTCAGACGTACTCTATAATGGGTACCCAGAGGAAGCAGGGGTTAGAGATAGGCTCTCACTGTGGAAACCATTGGTGCTGCTGATACCTCTCCGCCTTGGGCTCACAGAGATCAATGAAGCCTATATTGAAACACTAAAG CACTGCTTCATGATGCCTCAGTCCCTGGGAGTGATCGGAGGGAAACCAAACAGTGCTCACTACTTCATTGGTTATGTAG GTGAGGAACTCATTTACCTGGATCCCCACACTACGCAGCCTGCAGTGGAGCCCAACGACAGCGGCTGTCTCCCTGACGAAAGCTTCCACTGCCAGCACCCTCCCTGCAGAATGAGCATTGCCGAGCTCGACCCCTCCATTGCCGTG ggctTTTTCTGCAACACGGAGGAGGACTTTAATGACTGGTGCCAGCAAATCAAAAAG CTGTCCCTGGTAAGAGGAGCGCTGCCCATGTTCGAACTGGTTGAGCGCCAGCCGTCGCACTTCTCCAACCCCGATGTTCTGAATCTCACGCCAG acTCCTCTGACGCCGACAGATTGGAAAGGTTCTTTGACTCAGAAGATGAAGACTTCGAAATCTTAtccctttga